From one Luteolibacter sp. SL250 genomic stretch:
- a CDS encoding DUF2851 family protein, translated as MTYTFLLESVWHPPLAFAETASRTLPPELELQALWFSGAFGRDFRTVDGQSVKLVQFGEWNRGPGPDFRQVAIELDGEMKTGDLELDTSAADWEWHRHGSNESFRDVILHVSFQPEARRTYVRTCDHRGIPQVLISSAQLADALNRPQQEVAIARPGRCVAPLRHLPVGAVERLLREAAEHRAELKAARYRRVADVHGTDAALFQATAETLGYRGNSLAMRMLTQRVPLTALGADANRTDAILFGAAGFLSPELHEKAPDDTREYLRDLWENWWRERTSYEATAARAIPWRCGGQRPANHPHRRIGTLATLVRKWPTYRKLALARPFQPRPVIEFLEELEHPFWSRRHTLTSGASTSKIALFGRTQALELLANHLIPLALHDDAIPFREYHKLRSSAPNEKVKRCALRLFGSMEAAEPWLKRVAHHQALLQIYQDFCLEDFSDCANCPFPEQLSQWR; from the coding sequence ATGACCTACACCTTCCTGCTCGAGTCCGTCTGGCATCCTCCGCTCGCATTTGCCGAGACGGCGAGCCGGACCCTGCCTCCGGAGCTGGAGTTGCAGGCACTTTGGTTTTCCGGAGCGTTCGGCAGGGATTTCCGCACCGTGGATGGACAGTCGGTCAAGCTCGTCCAGTTCGGAGAATGGAACCGTGGACCCGGGCCGGATTTCCGCCAGGTCGCCATCGAGTTGGACGGGGAAATGAAAACGGGGGATCTCGAGCTGGATACCTCCGCCGCCGATTGGGAATGGCACCGCCATGGCTCGAACGAATCGTTCAGGGATGTCATCCTCCACGTCAGCTTCCAGCCGGAAGCGCGGCGCACCTACGTCCGCACCTGCGACCACCGCGGCATTCCACAGGTTCTCATCTCGTCCGCGCAGCTCGCGGACGCGCTCAACCGTCCGCAGCAGGAAGTAGCCATCGCCCGGCCGGGCCGCTGTGTCGCCCCGTTGCGGCATCTGCCGGTGGGTGCGGTCGAGCGGTTGTTGCGTGAAGCGGCGGAACATCGGGCGGAGTTGAAGGCCGCCCGCTACCGCCGTGTGGCGGATGTCCATGGCACGGATGCCGCCCTGTTCCAGGCAACGGCGGAGACGCTCGGCTACCGGGGGAACTCGCTCGCCATGCGCATGCTCACCCAGCGGGTGCCTCTCACCGCCTTGGGTGCGGATGCGAACCGCACGGATGCCATCCTCTTCGGCGCGGCCGGATTCCTTTCTCCTGAACTTCACGAAAAGGCACCCGATGACACCCGGGAATATCTCCGCGACCTGTGGGAGAACTGGTGGCGGGAACGTACCTCCTATGAAGCGACCGCAGCCCGTGCCATCCCGTGGCGTTGTGGCGGCCAACGCCCGGCGAACCATCCGCACCGCCGCATCGGCACGCTCGCCACGCTGGTCAGGAAATGGCCCACCTACCGGAAGCTCGCCCTCGCCCGGCCCTTCCAGCCGCGTCCGGTCATCGAGTTCCTTGAGGAACTGGAGCATCCATTCTGGTCCCGCAGGCATACACTCACCTCCGGCGCATCCACCTCGAAGATCGCCCTGTTCGGACGCACGCAGGCGCTGGAACTGCTTGCCAACCACCTCATTCCACTGGCCCTTCACGATGATGCCATCCCGTTCCGCGAGTATCACAAGCTCCGCAGCTCCGCGCCGAACGAAAAGGTGAAGCGCTGCGCCCTCCGTCTTTTCGGTTCCATGGAAGCGGCGGAGCCGTGGCTGAAGCGGGTGGCCCATCACCAGGCGCTCCTCCAGATCTACCAGGACTTCTGCCTGGAGGATTTCTCGGACTGTGCGAACTGTCCGTTCCCCGAGCAACTTTCCCAATGGAGATGA
- a CDS encoding EcoRI family type II restriction endonuclease: MMSKRQTGRLTDQHVTSGGAVGIFGEDAQEHEKVVGQASKNVHKMLGDAYPRYKFRLRQAIKKQEINEKLNSIDPRLGETLVVKDSKIRPDGGVIEVLDRDGKWRVILVTEAKFQGKDIENIRAGVLVGKNKNQVLMVAGNAIERVYKNINEVRNFMLDEYHFPYVVFLQGSNFATETIQVYKPDGTLLEIRHDVGSLNRIDRVSAANFCMKINRNYCRNIFIAHKNASIMLQAASIYARCDPWSMEEMEAVMLEIANTSLGTLNQLG; the protein is encoded by the coding sequence ATAATGAGCAAGAGACAAACCGGCAGACTGACGGACCAGCATGTTACATCAGGTGGCGCAGTTGGGATTTTTGGCGAAGACGCCCAGGAACACGAGAAGGTTGTAGGTCAGGCGAGCAAAAATGTTCACAAAATGCTCGGGGATGCCTACCCCCGATATAAGTTCAGATTGCGCCAGGCAATCAAGAAGCAGGAGATAAACGAGAAGCTGAACTCCATTGATCCACGTTTGGGAGAGACGCTGGTCGTCAAGGATTCGAAGATCAGGCCCGACGGCGGTGTTATTGAAGTTTTGGACCGGGATGGCAAGTGGCGGGTCATTCTGGTCACCGAGGCAAAATTCCAAGGCAAGGACATCGAAAACATCAGAGCCGGAGTGCTTGTTGGAAAGAACAAGAATCAGGTGCTGATGGTGGCCGGCAATGCAATCGAGCGGGTCTACAAGAACATCAACGAGGTAAGGAATTTCATGCTGGATGAATACCACTTCCCTTACGTGGTGTTCTTGCAGGGTTCAAATTTCGCAACTGAGACGATTCAGGTTTACAAGCCAGATGGCACACTTCTCGAAATCAGACATGATGTGGGTTCTTTGAACCGAATCGACCGGGTATCGGCGGCCAATTTCTGCATGAAAATAAATAGAAATTATTGCAGGAACATATTTATAGCCCACAAAAACGCTTCGATCATGCTCCAAGCCGCCTCAATTTATGCAAGGTGCGATCCATGGAGTATGGAGGAAATGGAGGCTGTTATGCTCGAGATTGCAAATACCTCGTTAGGGACACTGAACCAATTGGGATAG
- the thiS gene encoding sulfur carrier protein ThiS yields MTPATTITLNGNSHPLDRPMTLSELLENLGLGGKPVVIEVDEEAVFPRNYGNTSVKDGSRVEIVTLAAGG; encoded by the coding sequence ATGACCCCAGCGACAACCATCACACTCAACGGAAACTCCCATCCGCTTGACCGTCCCATGACCCTCAGCGAGCTGCTGGAGAACCTCGGCCTCGGCGGCAAGCCCGTGGTCATCGAGGTGGATGAGGAAGCTGTTTTCCCCAGAAACTACGGCAACACCAGCGTGAAGGATGGATCCCGTGTGGAGATCGTGACCCTCGCTGCAGGTGGTTGA
- a CDS encoding adenine-specific methyltransferase EcoRI family protein, translating to MPRSLLTEAKANKKDEFYTQLVDIERELQHYKHHFQGKVVYCNCDDPRISNFFRYFSDNFARLGLKKLISSCYKEQQVDLFSEKENEPAIYIECDSGDASPDFVKENIKTLEGDGDFRGPESTKFLTKSDIVVTNPPFSLFREYIAQLIRHDKKFLAIGNINAITYKEIFSLIQQNKAWLGINLGRGISGFIVPEHYELYGTEVEIDASGNRIISPNNCLWLTNLDTFKRHEDIILTKTYAGNESHYPKYDNFDAINVDRTQDIPKDYCGHMGVPITFLHKFNPDQFEIVRFRKGNDDNDLSINGKCPYFRIIIRNRRPAIPQQS from the coding sequence AGCCAACAAGAAAGACGAGTTTTATACCCAGCTCGTGGACATTGAGCGGGAGTTACAACATTACAAACATCATTTTCAGGGCAAGGTCGTCTACTGCAACTGTGACGATCCCCGGATCAGCAACTTCTTCAGATATTTTTCAGATAATTTCGCGCGGCTCGGCCTGAAAAAGCTGATCTCTTCCTGCTACAAAGAACAGCAAGTTGATCTGTTTTCAGAGAAAGAAAATGAACCCGCCATCTATATTGAATGCGATTCCGGAGACGCCAGTCCTGATTTCGTAAAGGAAAACATCAAGACCTTGGAGGGCGACGGAGATTTCCGAGGCCCCGAAAGCACCAAATTCCTGACCAAGTCCGATATCGTTGTCACCAATCCCCCATTTTCCCTATTTCGCGAGTACATCGCACAATTGATCAGGCACGATAAGAAATTCCTGGCGATCGGAAACATAAACGCAATCACCTACAAGGAGATTTTCAGCCTGATTCAGCAGAACAAGGCATGGTTGGGAATCAACCTGGGGCGGGGCATCTCCGGATTCATCGTCCCGGAGCATTACGAGCTTTACGGAACCGAGGTTGAAATTGACGCATCAGGCAACAGGATCATCTCCCCCAACAATTGCCTTTGGCTCACAAACCTGGATACCTTCAAGCGCCACGAGGATATCATCCTCACAAAAACGTATGCGGGCAATGAATCCCATTATCCGAAATATGATAATTTCGACGCCATAAATGTCGACAGAACGCAAGACATCCCCAAGGACTATTGCGGCCATATGGGCGTCCCGATCACCTTCTTGCACAAGTTCAACCCGGATCAGTTCGAAATAGTAAGGTTCAGAAAGGGAAACGACGACAATGATCTGTCGATCAACGGGAAATGCCCTTATTTCAGAATCATCATCAGAAACAGGAGACCTGCAATCCCACAACAATCATAA